In Gadus chalcogrammus isolate NIFS_2021 chromosome 23, NIFS_Gcha_1.0, whole genome shotgun sequence, a genomic segment contains:
- the LOC130376856 gene encoding toll-like receptor 13: MPLRGIGYCSLGILYLLLNLNTFIFPTASYVLKDCRVTWNTEAICQNRLKVFPKDIPIRVTNINLSRNRISKLKKTDLVNLPNLLRLNLKRNLISKIESGTFVCQISLEVLILNNNRLGNLQEGAFEGLVNLTELRLTSNKIQTVSPASFKSLSKLKFLDLGHNKLRHLTNILQHMPHLQTLYIPANKISNFHSWELSNKSTELVSLDLSQNQLMVFSLTADIFPNLTLLNLDGCMKNGIVWEVNDTLYLSGVSKLDISGVRSSSHGMQEVLETFNSSLKYLTLNHVNNNLEILIHISCKIPSLTSLKVRNNGIKVIRSDMLHLCTNLKELDFGTNKITDISENSFQSLRNLNILIIKLNHLSSVPCAVRNVLTLSKLDLSSNNISMIGCNDFANMTRLRILHLNNNHLLALKDCVFRDLVNLKHLELQNNSITKLNGAFKKYMPNLNVLYLSNNQLAFLDHGEFEALKSLMNLSLQGNQIKSLQSGPFYGLSNLKYLTLESNELRINRNSNPDFGDLKALKTLNLMNNQIKYILDNPIAYPPFAELSQLDTLHLSGQHGRLGTNLPQNFLQGLTNLSVLNIRSSEFNSLHPLFFNYTRNLKVLYLSANYFTDIPDNLFSPIQKLKSLYISQTRLRSLDFLLHANLTELEFLQVRKNAFSVIREPVMQSLSALVYLDMLGNSFTCNCDNTWFLQWVKNNKQTQVYDAYNFECNYPPNLKGRKLLEIDVRSCTVDMEFICYISTACTVIMTIAVSFTHHFLQWHLVYAYYLMLAFLYNSKHKNKRAHQYDAFVSYNANDEGWVLGELLPKLEDKQGWTLCLHHRDFQPGRPIIENITDAIYGSRKTICVVSRDYLQSEWCSREIQVAR, encoded by the exons ATGCCATTAAGGGGAATTGGTTACTGTTCTTTGGGAATATTATATTTACTTTTGAATTTGAATACTTTTATTTTTCCAACTGCTAGTTACGTGCTGAAGGACTGCAGGGTCACATGGAACACAGAGGCCATCTGTCAGAACCGTTTAAAAGTATTTCCAAAGGACATTCCAATAAGAGTGACCAACATTAATTTGTCTCGAAACAGAATTTCCAAACTTAAAAAAACTGATTTGGTAAATTTACCAAATCTGTTGCGCTTGAACCTGAAACGTAACCTTATCTCCAAGATTGAATCTGGCACTTTTGTGTGTCAAATCTCTCTAGAGGTGTTGATTTTAAACAACAATAGGCTTGGTAATCTACAGGAGGGTGCGTTTGAGGGCCTTGTCAATCTCACAGAATTGCGTCTGACTTCCAATAAGATCCAAACAGTATCACCGGCCTCTTTTAAGTCTTTGAGCAAGCTAAAGTTTTTGGACCTAGGTCACAACAAACTGCGCCACTTAACAAACATCTTACAACATATGCCACATTTACAAACCCTGTACATTCCAGCAAACAAAATTTCCAATTTTCATTCATGGGAGCTGTCAAATAAGTCTACAGAACTTGTTTCACTGGACTTGTCTCAAAATCAGCTCATGGTCTTTAGCCTCACTGCAGATATCTTTCCCAACCTCACATTATTGAACCTTGATGGTTGTATGAAGAATGGTATCGTCTGGGAGGTGAATGACACATTGTACCTTAGTGGTGTGTCTAAACTAGATATCAGTGGGGTTCGCTCCTCATCACATGGAATGCAGGAAGTTCTAGAGACATTCAACTCGTCACTGAAGTATCTGACGTTAAACCATGTGAATAACAACCTGGAAATTCTCATCCATATTTCCTGCAAAATCCCATCACTGACATCTCTTAAAGTCCGAAATAATGGCATCAAAGTAATTAGATCAGATATGCTGCACTTGTGTACTAATCTGAAAGAGTTGGACTTTGGGACGAATAAGATAACTGACATCTCTGAAAATTCATTTCAATCTCTGAGGAATCTTAACATTTTAATCATAAAGTTAAACCATCTCTCATCCGTCCCTTGTGCCGTCAGGAATGTATTAACACTCTCAAAATTGGATCTGAGCTCCAACAACATAAGTATGATTGGCTGTAATGATTTTGCCAATATGACCCGTCTCAGAATTCTCCATCTCAACAATAATCATCTCTTGGCTCTCAAGGATTGTGTGTTCAGAGATTTGGTTAATTTAAAGCACTTGGAGTTgcaaaacaacagtattaccaaGTTAAACGGTGCCTTCAAAAAATACATGCCAAATCTTAATGTACTTTATTTGTCTAACAATCAACTCGCCTTTCTAGATCATGGAGAATTTGAAGCTCTGAAATCCCTCATGAATCTGTCATTACAGGGGAATCAAATAAAATCACTTCAAAGTGGGCCTTTTTATGGCCTGTCCAATCTTAAATATCTTACACTTGAATCCAATGAACTTAGAATAAATCGAAATTCAAACCCTGATTTTGGTGACTTGAAGGCTTTAAAGACATTGAATTTGATGAAcaatcaaattaaatatatattggaTAACCCCATTGCTTATCCACCATTTGCTGAGCTTTCACAACTAGATACTTTGCATCTTTCAGGTCAACATGGTCGACTTGGGACCAACCTCCCTCAAAACTTTCTTCAAGGCTTGACAAATCTGTCAGTACTCAATATCAGAAGTTCAGAGTTTAATTCTCTGCACCCACTATTCTTCAACTATACTCGTAATTTGAAAGTTCTTTATTTGAGTGCAAATTACTTCACAGACATTCCCGACAATCTATTTTCTCCGATTCAAAAACTAAAAAGTCTTTACATTTCACAGACACGCCTGAGGTCTCTAGATTTTCTACTCCATGCTAACCTCACGGAGCTGGAGTTCTTGCAAGTGAGGAAGAATGCCTTTTCTGTGATTAGAGAGCCAGTGATGCAGTCTCTGTCAGCACTTGTATACCTGGATATGTTGGGTAATAGCTTCACCTGTAACTGTGACAACACGTGGTTCCTCCAATGGGTTAAAaacaacaagcaaacacaagTGTATGATGCATACAACTTTGAATGCAACTACCCTCCAAACCTTAAAGGAAGAAAATTGTTGGAGATTGACGTCCGTTCATGTACAGTAGACATGGAATTTATCTGTTATATTTCCACGGCATGCACGGTCATAATGACCATAGCGGTCTCCTTCACTCACCATTTCCTACAATGGCATCTGGTCTACGCCTACTACCTCATGCTGGCGTTCCTCTACAACTCAAAGCACAAGAACAAGCGTGCTCATCAATACGACGCCTTTGTCTCCTACAACGCAAACGACGAGGGCTGGGTGCTGGGGGAGCTGCTGCCCAAGCTGGAGGACAAGCAGGGCTGGACACTGTGTCTGCACCACCGAGACTTCCAGCCAG GCAGACCTATAATAGAAAACATAACAGACGCCATCTATGGCAGCCGGAAGACAATCTGTGTGGTCAGTCGTGATTACCTGCAGAGTGAATGGTGCTCCAGAGAGATCCAGGTTGCCAGGTAA
- the LOC130376867 gene encoding toll-like receptor 13, with the protein MKKQLSPFPFPSFRLFDEQKDVLILVFLEDIPMQQLSPYYRMRRLLKRQTYLSWSRADAHPDLFWEKLRQALDTQEHPMGEHLRLTVV; encoded by the coding sequence ATGAAAAAACAACTCTCCCCGTTTCCATTCCCCAGCTTCCGTCTGTTTGACGAGCAGAAGGACGTGCTCATCCTGGTGTTCCTGGAGGACATTCCCATGCAGCAGCTGTCTCCGTACTACCGCATGAGGAGGCTCCTGAAGAGACAAACCTACCTGAGCTGGTCCCGCGCAGACGCACACCCAGACCTGTTCTGGGAGAAGCTCCGGCAGGCCCTGGACACCCAGGAGCACCCAATGGGAGAGCATCTACGGCTCACCGTGGTGTAG
- the LOC130376852 gene encoding toll-like receptor 13 isoform X2 encodes MEMCFCSLGIFTYFFTLNGLFFPTAGYVLKDCWITRHTQAICKPIGRTLNVFPKDIPARVTTMDLSVNKISKLNNTDLEDLPNLVHIDLTENRISEIESGTFAGQISLEVLILNKNKLRKLQKGIFDGLVKLTMLGLTHNEIETVAPTSCKSLINLKFLDLGHNKLHHLTNYQQILQQMPHLQTLHVGANNISTFNSWELSNKPTELVTLDLSQNELLVFVLTADIFPKLTKLGLNDGIKNGIVWEMNDTSHLIGISELDISRVHSSLHGLQEVLETFNSSLMNLRLNHMKKNLEILISISCKIPSLTSLTVQHNSIRVISSDMLHLCSNVNELDLGHNKITNISDKSFQSLRQLQILVLMFNSLSSVPYAIRNVSTLFKLDLSFNRMRVHDCEDFANMKSLRILFLNNNPLGALKDCLFRDLVNLKNLQLPNCSIRKLNGAFINTMPNLQVLNLSNNQLTVLDQGEFKALKSLQNLTLDGNKLSKLKSGAFHGLSNLRYLTLQSNKLKETQIKNKVFRDLKGLKSLNLMSNHIKYKSAELIPKAPFAELSKLDTLSLSGQHGRFGAYLPQNLLKGLTNLSTLNIRSSHLMYMHPHTFNYTPNLKVLSLSSNDIADFVHGLFSPIQKLKSLKISHASLQSLDFLLLANLTELKFLEVRHNAFSEIRETVLQSLPALEYLDIKGNSFSCDCDKAWFLQWVITKKQTQVFDAYNFECNSPPNLKGKKLLDIDIRSCAVDMGFICYISTACAVIMTIAVSFTHHFLQWHLVYTYYLMLAFLYNSKHKNKRAHQYDAFVSYNANDEGWVLGELLPKLEDEQGWRLCLHHRDFQPGKSIMDNITDAIYGSRKTICVVSRDYLKSEWCSREIQVASFRLFDEQKDVLILVFLEDIPMQQLSPYYRMRRLLKRQTYLSWSRADAHPDLFWEKLRQALNTQEHPIGEHLRLTVEDGPPGERPDQ; translated from the exons ATGGAAATGTGCTTCTGTTCATTGGGAATCTTCACATATTTTTTTACTCTGAACGGTTTATTTTTTCCAACTGCTGGTTATGTGCtgaaggactgctggatcacACGGCACACACAGGCCATCTGTAAGCCCATTGGTAGAACTTTAAATGTGTTTCCAAAGGACATTCCAGCAAGGGTGACGACTATGGACTTGTCCGTAAATAAAATTTCAAAACTAAATAATACAGATTTGGAGGATTTACCAAATCTGGTGCACATAGACCTGACAGAAAATCGGATCTCCGAGATAGAATCTGGCACTTTTGCGGGCCAAATTTCTCTAGAGGTTTtgattttaaacaaaaataagctTAGAAAACTGCAGAAGGGTATATTTGATGGCTTAGTTAAACTAACAATGCTTGGACTTACTCACAATGAGATTGAAACAGTAGCACCCACCTCTTGTAAGTCTCTGATCAATCTAAAGTTTTTGGATCTAGGCCATAACAAACTGCACCACTTAACAAATTATCAGCAAATCTTACAGCAAATGCCACATTTACAGACCCTTCACGTTGGAGCAAACAATATATCCACTTTTAATTCGTGGGAGCTGTCAAATAAGCCTACAGAACTTGTTACACTTGATTTGTCTCAAAATGAGCTTTTGGTCTTTGTGCTCACTGCCGATATCTTTCCCAAACTCACAAAGTTGGGCCTTAATGATGGTATAAAGAATGGTATCGTCTGGGAGATGAATGACACATCACACCTTATTGGCATTTCTGAACTAGATATCAGTAGGGTTCACTCCTCATTACACGGACTGCAGGAAGTTCTGGAGACATTTAACTCCTCACTGATGAATCTGAGGTTAAACCATATGAAAAAAAACCTGGAAATTCTCATAAGTATTTCCTGCAAAATCCCATCGCTGACCTCTCTTACAGTCCAACATAATAGCATCAGGGTTATTAGTTCAGACATGCTGCACTTGTGCTCCAATGTGAATGAGTTGGACTTGGGGCACAACAAGATAACTAACATATCTGACAAATCATTTCAATCTCTTAGGCAGCTTCAAATTTTAGTCCTTATGTTCAACAGCCTCTCATCTGTCCCATATGCCATCAGGAATGTATCAACACTCTTTAAACTGGATCTCAGCTTCAATcgcatgcgtgtgcatgacTGTGAGGATTTTGCCAACATGAAAAGTCTCAGAATTCTCTTTCTAAACAATAATCCTTTAGGTGCTCTAAAGGACTGTCTTTTCAGAGATTTAGTCAATTTAAAAAACTTGCAGTTGCCAAACTGCAGTATTCGTAAATTAAACGGTGCGTTCATCAACACCATGCCAAATCTCCAAGTGCTTAATTTGTCAAATAATCAACTCACTGTTCTAGATCAGGGAGAATTTAAAGCTTTGAAATCCCTTCAAAATCTGACATTAGATGGGAATAAATTAAGCAAGTTAAAAAGTGGTGCATTTCATGGACTGTCCAATCTTAGATACCTTACACTTCAGTCAAATAAACTAAAAGAAACTCAAATCAAAAACAAAGTTTTTCGTGACTTGAAGGGATTAAAGTCATTGAATTTGATGAGCAATCACATTAAATATAAATCAGCTGAGTTGATTCCCAAGGCACCATTTGCTGAGCTTTCAAAACTAGATACATTGAGTCTTTCAGGGCAACACGGTCGATTTGGAGCATACCTCCCTCAAAATCTTCTAAAAGGCCTGACAAATTTGTCAACACTCAATATCAGAAGTTCCCATCTTATGTATATGCACCCACATACCTTCAACTATACACCCAATCTGAAAGTGCTTTCCTTGAGTTCAAATGATATTGCTGACTTTGTTCATGGTTTGTTTTCTCCGATTCAAAAACTAAAAAGTCTCAAAATCTCACACGCAAGTCTGCAGTCTCTAGATTTTCTGCTGCTTGCTAACCTTACAGAGCTGAAGTTCTTGGAGGTGAGACATAATGCCTTTTCGGAGATTAGAGAAACTGTGTTGCAGTCTCTGCCAGCACTTGAATACCTAGATATAAAGGGTAATAGCTTCAGCTGTGACTGTGACAAGGCGTGGTTCCTCCAATGGGTAATCACCAAGAAGCAAACACAAGTGTTTGATGCGTACAACTTTGAATGCAACTCCCCTCCAAACCTTaaagggaaaaaactgttgGATATTGACATTCGATCTTGTGCAGTAGACATGGGCTTCATCTGTTATATTTCCACGGCATGTGCGGTCATCATGACCATAGCAGTCTCCTTCACCCACCATTTCCTGCAATGGCATCTGGTCTACACGTACTACCTCATGCTGGCGTTCCTCTACAACTCAAAGCACAAGAACAAGCGTGCTCATCAATATGACGCCTTCGTCTCCTACAACGCAAACGACGAGGGCTGGGTGCTGGGGGAGCTGCTGCCCAAGCTGGAGGACGAGCAGGGCTGGAGACTGTGTCTGCACCACCGAGACTTCCAGCCAG GAAAGTCCATCATGGACAACATTACAGACGCCATCTATGGCAGCCGGAAGACCATCTGCGTAGTCAGTCGGGATTACCTGAAGAGTGAATGGTGCTCCAGAGAGATCCAGGTAGCCAG CTTCCGTCTGTTTGACGAGCAGAAGGACGTGCTGATCCTGGTGTTCCTGGAGGACATTCCCATGCAGCAGCTGTCTCCGTACTACCGCATGAGGAGGCTCCTGAAGAGACAAACCTACCTGAGCTGGTCCCGTGCAGACGCACACCCAGACCTGTTCTGGGAGAAGCTCCGGCAGGCCCTGAACACCCAGGAGCACCCAATAGGTGAGCATCTACGGCTCACCGTGGAGGACGGACccccaggagagagaccagaccagtaa
- the LOC130376852 gene encoding toll-like receptor 13 isoform X1 yields the protein MKTFRLFIDLFWCNVTKSNDLSFDPFAIMMSRTGDILIVCFDSQPHLKPRTHTHTHTDGRTDGQTECFWIGCLHVNVLWHKINPTKGGKMEMCFCSLGIFTYFFTLNGLFFPTAGYVLKDCWITRHTQAICKPIGRTLNVFPKDIPARVTTMDLSVNKISKLNNTDLEDLPNLVHIDLTENRISEIESGTFAGQISLEVLILNKNKLRKLQKGIFDGLVKLTMLGLTHNEIETVAPTSCKSLINLKFLDLGHNKLHHLTNYQQILQQMPHLQTLHVGANNISTFNSWELSNKPTELVTLDLSQNELLVFVLTADIFPKLTKLGLNDGIKNGIVWEMNDTSHLIGISELDISRVHSSLHGLQEVLETFNSSLMNLRLNHMKKNLEILISISCKIPSLTSLTVQHNSIRVISSDMLHLCSNVNELDLGHNKITNISDKSFQSLRQLQILVLMFNSLSSVPYAIRNVSTLFKLDLSFNRMRVHDCEDFANMKSLRILFLNNNPLGALKDCLFRDLVNLKNLQLPNCSIRKLNGAFINTMPNLQVLNLSNNQLTVLDQGEFKALKSLQNLTLDGNKLSKLKSGAFHGLSNLRYLTLQSNKLKETQIKNKVFRDLKGLKSLNLMSNHIKYKSAELIPKAPFAELSKLDTLSLSGQHGRFGAYLPQNLLKGLTNLSTLNIRSSHLMYMHPHTFNYTPNLKVLSLSSNDIADFVHGLFSPIQKLKSLKISHASLQSLDFLLLANLTELKFLEVRHNAFSEIRETVLQSLPALEYLDIKGNSFSCDCDKAWFLQWVITKKQTQVFDAYNFECNSPPNLKGKKLLDIDIRSCAVDMGFICYISTACAVIMTIAVSFTHHFLQWHLVYTYYLMLAFLYNSKHKNKRAHQYDAFVSYNANDEGWVLGELLPKLEDEQGWRLCLHHRDFQPGKSIMDNITDAIYGSRKTICVVSRDYLKSEWCSREIQVASFRLFDEQKDVLILVFLEDIPMQQLSPYYRMRRLLKRQTYLSWSRADAHPDLFWEKLRQALNTQEHPIGEHLRLTVEDGPPGERPDQ from the exons ATGAAAACATTTAggctttttattgatttattttggtgTAATGTAACAAAAAGCAATGACTTGAGTTTTGATCCTTTTGCTATTATGATGTCTCGTACTGGTGATATATTAATTGTATGCTTTGATTCTCAGCCTCACCTGaaaccacgcacgcacacacacacacacacggacggacggacggacggacagactgaG TGTTTTTGGATTGGCTGTTTACACGTGAACGTTCTGTGGCACAAAATTAACCCAACCAAAGGCGGAAAAATGGAAATGTGCTTCTGTTCATTGGGAATCTTCACATATTTTTTTACTCTGAACGGTTTATTTTTTCCAACTGCTGGTTATGTGCtgaaggactgctggatcacACGGCACACACAGGCCATCTGTAAGCCCATTGGTAGAACTTTAAATGTGTTTCCAAAGGACATTCCAGCAAGGGTGACGACTATGGACTTGTCCGTAAATAAAATTTCAAAACTAAATAATACAGATTTGGAGGATTTACCAAATCTGGTGCACATAGACCTGACAGAAAATCGGATCTCCGAGATAGAATCTGGCACTTTTGCGGGCCAAATTTCTCTAGAGGTTTtgattttaaacaaaaataagctTAGAAAACTGCAGAAGGGTATATTTGATGGCTTAGTTAAACTAACAATGCTTGGACTTACTCACAATGAGATTGAAACAGTAGCACCCACCTCTTGTAAGTCTCTGATCAATCTAAAGTTTTTGGATCTAGGCCATAACAAACTGCACCACTTAACAAATTATCAGCAAATCTTACAGCAAATGCCACATTTACAGACCCTTCACGTTGGAGCAAACAATATATCCACTTTTAATTCGTGGGAGCTGTCAAATAAGCCTACAGAACTTGTTACACTTGATTTGTCTCAAAATGAGCTTTTGGTCTTTGTGCTCACTGCCGATATCTTTCCCAAACTCACAAAGTTGGGCCTTAATGATGGTATAAAGAATGGTATCGTCTGGGAGATGAATGACACATCACACCTTATTGGCATTTCTGAACTAGATATCAGTAGGGTTCACTCCTCATTACACGGACTGCAGGAAGTTCTGGAGACATTTAACTCCTCACTGATGAATCTGAGGTTAAACCATATGAAAAAAAACCTGGAAATTCTCATAAGTATTTCCTGCAAAATCCCATCGCTGACCTCTCTTACAGTCCAACATAATAGCATCAGGGTTATTAGTTCAGACATGCTGCACTTGTGCTCCAATGTGAATGAGTTGGACTTGGGGCACAACAAGATAACTAACATATCTGACAAATCATTTCAATCTCTTAGGCAGCTTCAAATTTTAGTCCTTATGTTCAACAGCCTCTCATCTGTCCCATATGCCATCAGGAATGTATCAACACTCTTTAAACTGGATCTCAGCTTCAATcgcatgcgtgtgcatgacTGTGAGGATTTTGCCAACATGAAAAGTCTCAGAATTCTCTTTCTAAACAATAATCCTTTAGGTGCTCTAAAGGACTGTCTTTTCAGAGATTTAGTCAATTTAAAAAACTTGCAGTTGCCAAACTGCAGTATTCGTAAATTAAACGGTGCGTTCATCAACACCATGCCAAATCTCCAAGTGCTTAATTTGTCAAATAATCAACTCACTGTTCTAGATCAGGGAGAATTTAAAGCTTTGAAATCCCTTCAAAATCTGACATTAGATGGGAATAAATTAAGCAAGTTAAAAAGTGGTGCATTTCATGGACTGTCCAATCTTAGATACCTTACACTTCAGTCAAATAAACTAAAAGAAACTCAAATCAAAAACAAAGTTTTTCGTGACTTGAAGGGATTAAAGTCATTGAATTTGATGAGCAATCACATTAAATATAAATCAGCTGAGTTGATTCCCAAGGCACCATTTGCTGAGCTTTCAAAACTAGATACATTGAGTCTTTCAGGGCAACACGGTCGATTTGGAGCATACCTCCCTCAAAATCTTCTAAAAGGCCTGACAAATTTGTCAACACTCAATATCAGAAGTTCCCATCTTATGTATATGCACCCACATACCTTCAACTATACACCCAATCTGAAAGTGCTTTCCTTGAGTTCAAATGATATTGCTGACTTTGTTCATGGTTTGTTTTCTCCGATTCAAAAACTAAAAAGTCTCAAAATCTCACACGCAAGTCTGCAGTCTCTAGATTTTCTGCTGCTTGCTAACCTTACAGAGCTGAAGTTCTTGGAGGTGAGACATAATGCCTTTTCGGAGATTAGAGAAACTGTGTTGCAGTCTCTGCCAGCACTTGAATACCTAGATATAAAGGGTAATAGCTTCAGCTGTGACTGTGACAAGGCGTGGTTCCTCCAATGGGTAATCACCAAGAAGCAAACACAAGTGTTTGATGCGTACAACTTTGAATGCAACTCCCCTCCAAACCTTaaagggaaaaaactgttgGATATTGACATTCGATCTTGTGCAGTAGACATGGGCTTCATCTGTTATATTTCCACGGCATGTGCGGTCATCATGACCATAGCAGTCTCCTTCACCCACCATTTCCTGCAATGGCATCTGGTCTACACGTACTACCTCATGCTGGCGTTCCTCTACAACTCAAAGCACAAGAACAAGCGTGCTCATCAATATGACGCCTTCGTCTCCTACAACGCAAACGACGAGGGCTGGGTGCTGGGGGAGCTGCTGCCCAAGCTGGAGGACGAGCAGGGCTGGAGACTGTGTCTGCACCACCGAGACTTCCAGCCAG GAAAGTCCATCATGGACAACATTACAGACGCCATCTATGGCAGCCGGAAGACCATCTGCGTAGTCAGTCGGGATTACCTGAAGAGTGAATGGTGCTCCAGAGAGATCCAGGTAGCCAG CTTCCGTCTGTTTGACGAGCAGAAGGACGTGCTGATCCTGGTGTTCCTGGAGGACATTCCCATGCAGCAGCTGTCTCCGTACTACCGCATGAGGAGGCTCCTGAAGAGACAAACCTACCTGAGCTGGTCCCGTGCAGACGCACACCCAGACCTGTTCTGGGAGAAGCTCCGGCAGGCCCTGAACACCCAGGAGCACCCAATAGGTGAGCATCTACGGCTCACCGTGGAGGACGGACccccaggagagagaccagaccagtaa
- the LOC130376852 gene encoding toll-like receptor 13 isoform X3 → MHAVQAVSFTHHFLQWHLVYTYYLMLAFLYNSKHKNKRAHQYDAFVSYNANDEGWVLGELLPKLEDEQGWRLCLHHRDFQPGKSIMDNITDAIYGSRKTICVVSRDYLKSEWCSREIQVASFRLFDEQKDVLILVFLEDIPMQQLSPYYRMRRLLKRQTYLSWSRADAHPDLFWEKLRQALNTQEHPIGEHLRLTVEDGPPGERPDQ, encoded by the exons ATGCATGCggtgcaag CAGTCTCCTTCACCCACCATTTCCTGCAATGGCATCTGGTCTACACGTACTACCTCATGCTGGCGTTCCTCTACAACTCAAAGCACAAGAACAAGCGTGCTCATCAATATGACGCCTTCGTCTCCTACAACGCAAACGACGAGGGCTGGGTGCTGGGGGAGCTGCTGCCCAAGCTGGAGGACGAGCAGGGCTGGAGACTGTGTCTGCACCACCGAGACTTCCAGCCAG GAAAGTCCATCATGGACAACATTACAGACGCCATCTATGGCAGCCGGAAGACCATCTGCGTAGTCAGTCGGGATTACCTGAAGAGTGAATGGTGCTCCAGAGAGATCCAGGTAGCCAG CTTCCGTCTGTTTGACGAGCAGAAGGACGTGCTGATCCTGGTGTTCCTGGAGGACATTCCCATGCAGCAGCTGTCTCCGTACTACCGCATGAGGAGGCTCCTGAAGAGACAAACCTACCTGAGCTGGTCCCGTGCAGACGCACACCCAGACCTGTTCTGGGAGAAGCTCCGGCAGGCCCTGAACACCCAGGAGCACCCAATAGGTGAGCATCTACGGCTCACCGTGGAGGACGGACccccaggagagagaccagaccagtaa
- the LOC130376852 gene encoding toll-like receptor 13 isoform X4, which produces MLAFLYNSKHKNKRAHQYDAFVSYNANDEGWVLGELLPKLEDEQGWRLCLHHRDFQPGKSIMDNITDAIYGSRKTICVVSRDYLKSEWCSREIQVASFRLFDEQKDVLILVFLEDIPMQQLSPYYRMRRLLKRQTYLSWSRADAHPDLFWEKLRQALNTQEHPIGEHLRLTVEDGPPGERPDQ; this is translated from the exons ATGCTGGCGTTCCTCTACAACTCAAAGCACAAGAACAAGCGTGCTCATCAATATGACGCCTTCGTCTCCTACAACGCAAACGACGAGGGCTGGGTGCTGGGGGAGCTGCTGCCCAAGCTGGAGGACGAGCAGGGCTGGAGACTGTGTCTGCACCACCGAGACTTCCAGCCAG GAAAGTCCATCATGGACAACATTACAGACGCCATCTATGGCAGCCGGAAGACCATCTGCGTAGTCAGTCGGGATTACCTGAAGAGTGAATGGTGCTCCAGAGAGATCCAGGTAGCCAG CTTCCGTCTGTTTGACGAGCAGAAGGACGTGCTGATCCTGGTGTTCCTGGAGGACATTCCCATGCAGCAGCTGTCTCCGTACTACCGCATGAGGAGGCTCCTGAAGAGACAAACCTACCTGAGCTGGTCCCGTGCAGACGCACACCCAGACCTGTTCTGGGAGAAGCTCCGGCAGGCCCTGAACACCCAGGAGCACCCAATAGGTGAGCATCTACGGCTCACCGTGGAGGACGGACccccaggagagagaccagaccagtaa